Proteins found in one Nitrosopumilus maritimus SCM1 genomic segment:
- a CDS encoding DUF58 domain-containing protein, whose translation MTELTELLKQVKNLDIKTKNLVEGMESGAYRSRFRGGGIEFSEVREYAAGDDARRVDWNVSARYNDLFVKEFVEEKELNVYVVMDMSASNDFGFVKSKKELGFEITASLMFSALKNNDRVGLGLFTDSLEKFVPAKKGKKHMMEILKKLLEYTPQSTQTDIFRSLSELQKNLKRRSVVFVVSDFMSDSFVKPLQYLKLKHQIVLVNISDIRETEIPEIGHVYLEDAESGEQILVNTSDKKFQEEYSNLIKKTREEIEYEMKKLGVDFLNLSNEEPFDVTFNRYIHTRRRK comes from the coding sequence ATGACTGAACTCACAGAACTCTTGAAGCAGGTAAAAAACCTGGATATCAAGACCAAAAATCTAGTCGAAGGCATGGAATCTGGTGCCTACAGGTCCAGATTTAGAGGTGGAGGAATTGAGTTCTCTGAGGTTAGAGAGTATGCAGCTGGTGATGATGCCAGAAGAGTGGATTGGAATGTTTCAGCTAGATACAATGATCTTTTTGTAAAAGAGTTTGTCGAAGAAAAAGAGCTTAACGTCTATGTTGTAATGGACATGTCTGCAAGTAATGACTTTGGTTTTGTAAAGAGTAAAAAAGAACTTGGATTTGAGATAACAGCTTCTCTGATGTTTTCTGCACTAAAGAACAATGACAGAGTTGGATTGGGTCTTTTTACAGATTCATTGGAAAAATTTGTTCCTGCAAAAAAAGGCAAAAAACACATGATGGAAATTTTAAAAAAATTATTAGAATACACTCCTCAAAGTACACAAACAGATATCTTTAGATCATTATCAGAATTACAAAAAAATCTAAAACGTCGAAGTGTTGTTTTTGTTGTTTCAGATTTTATGTCAGATTCATTCGTAAAGCCATTGCAATATCTAAAATTAAAACATCAAATTGTTTTAGTAAATATTTCTGATATTCGTGAAACAGAGATTCCTGAAATTGGTCATGTATATCTAGAGGATGCAGAATCTGGAGAACAAATACTGGTAAACACTTCTGATAAAAAATTCCAAGAAGAGTATTCTAATCTTATTAAGAAGACTAGAGAAGAAATTGAATATGAAATGAAAAAACTGGGAGTTGATTTTTTGAATCTTTCAAATGAGGAACCCTTTGATGTTACATTTAATCGCTATATTCATACTCGGAGGAGAAAATAG
- a CDS encoding AAA family ATPase: MALRENHVNYSVSNEDIKKLSEQAQKYAKKLNAVFEESHKVVIGQQDALQKILISIIADGHVLLESVPGLAKTLMVKTMAQIFNVDHVRIQFTPDLLPADILGTKIYKNASGSFVTQKGPIFHNFVLADEINRAPPKVQSALLEAMQERNVSIHGDTFELKKPFLVLATQNPIENEGTYKLPEAQVDRFALKILIDYPSKQEELEIIEKNSSEQEDKVNTIISPEEILEIQKFNEKIYADKVVTEYIADIVNATRTPKDYDLDLENMIEFGASPRASIWLMRTAKANAMLNGRGFIIPEDVKAVAHEVLRHRIILTFEAEANGITSDKVIDFVLEKINPP; encoded by the coding sequence ATGGCACTGAGAGAGAATCACGTAAACTATTCGGTATCAAATGAAGATATCAAAAAGCTAAGTGAGCAAGCTCAAAAGTATGCAAAGAAACTAAATGCAGTTTTTGAAGAATCTCATAAAGTTGTGATTGGACAACAAGACGCTTTACAGAAAATTCTCATTTCAATAATAGCTGATGGCCATGTACTCTTAGAGAGTGTTCCTGGTTTAGCAAAGACATTGATGGTAAAGACAATGGCACAAATTTTCAATGTTGATCATGTTAGAATTCAATTTACACCCGATTTACTTCCAGCAGATATTTTAGGAACAAAAATTTACAAGAATGCCTCAGGATCATTTGTAACACAAAAGGGTCCGATATTTCATAATTTTGTGCTTGCTGATGAGATTAATCGTGCACCACCCAAAGTCCAATCAGCATTACTTGAAGCAATGCAAGAAAGAAATGTCAGCATACACGGAGACACATTTGAATTAAAAAAACCATTCCTAGTTCTTGCAACACAAAACCCAATTGAAAACGAGGGAACATACAAACTTCCTGAAGCACAAGTTGATAGATTTGCTCTGAAAATTTTAATTGATTATCCTTCAAAACAAGAAGAACTCGAGATTATTGAAAAAAATTCATCTGAACAAGAAGATAAAGTAAATACAATTATCAGTCCTGAAGAAATTTTAGAAATTCAAAAATTCAATGAAAAAATTTATGCTGATAAAGTAGTTACAGAATATATCGCAGATATTGTAAATGCAACACGAACTCCAAAAGACTATGATCTAGATTTAGAAAATATGATAGAGTTTGGAGCATCTCCTAGAGCATCAATTTGGTTAATGAGAACTGCAAAAGCAAATGCCATGCTTAATGGAAGGGGCTTCATTATTCCAGAAGATGTCAAAGCTGTTGCACACGAAGTTCTCAGACATAGAATAATTTTGACATTTGAGGCAGAAGCAAACGGAATTACCTCTGATAAGGTAATTGACTTTGTTTTAGAAAAAATCAATCCGCCTTAG
- a CDS encoding winged helix-turn-helix transcriptional regulator, whose product MTDRDSQIQEIIEKNPGIQFREIMRSSGLKNGVLSHYLDKLERNGVIKADRGPRQARFYPPQITEDESIVIKALRKQTPRDLLLALVKEDGLEFPQLVKEVNKSPSTVSLYLSQLVDDGLVETKVVQLKKRYHIKVRDLIDKLVEDYRPSLLEKPTSGFEDIINSF is encoded by the coding sequence ATGACTGATAGAGATTCACAAATTCAAGAAATAATAGAAAAAAATCCAGGAATCCAATTCCGTGAAATCATGCGTTCTTCTGGATTAAAAAATGGAGTACTAAGTCATTATCTAGATAAATTAGAAAGAAACGGAGTTATCAAAGCTGATCGTGGTCCAAGACAAGCTAGATTCTATCCTCCACAAATTACAGAAGATGAATCAATTGTTATCAAAGCATTAAGAAAACAAACTCCACGTGATTTGTTACTTGCACTAGTCAAAGAAGATGGTTTAGAATTTCCTCAACTAGTTAAAGAGGTAAACAAATCCCCATCAACCGTGTCATTGTATTTGTCACAACTAGTTGATGATGGACTAGTAGAAACAAAAGTTGTTCAACTCAAAAAAAGATATCATATTAAAGTCAGAGACTTGATAGATAAACTAGTTGAAGACTATAGACCAAGCCTACTTGAAAAACCAACTTCTGGATTCGAAGATATCATCAACTCTTTCTAG